From the genome of Treponema denticola:
TTACGGTATGGTTCGGCATCAGGCAGCTCAGATTCTTCCTTAAAGAGATCTGCATAAAAATCCAAAGCAATCGTAAAAACAGCACATTTTAAGGCATATATGATCGACTCTTTTTCTTGACCCTGACGGCGGATATAGGCTAAAAAGGACTTCCACTGAGAAATCATCAACTCAGCTCTTTCAAGAGGAGTTGAGGCTTTCTTTGCTCTTTCTAACTTTTCTTCCCAAAAACGGACACCCTTGAGGGTATACTCGATTTCTGCATTTTCCAAGTCATCCTTTAACAAATTTTCAAGCTCTGAATAGGTTCTTTTTAGGTCGCCTTGCTTGAGGATATTCAATGCATTATTCAAGTCGCTCTGTACGGGTCTTTCACTCATAATGTCCTCAATATATCATTGTACAAAAAAAAGAGGTTTTAGTCAATTGAGTATTGACATAAATGAAAAACTAATATACATTCCTATGCTCAAAAATTTGTATTCTATTTTTCGCCTTTAATAAATGCATATTTTAGGTTATAAGTTCCCGGATAAAACTGTTTAACCCCTTTTAGCCTTTTTTGCATAAAGATATTATAGGTTTGATTTGCATAGGGGGCTATTCCGCACTCTTCAATCAATAAAATTTCTTCAGCCCTTTTAAAACATTCAAGCTGCTCATTAAAATCAGAGCTTTTTTTTGCTCTTTGGACCAAGGCCGTATACTCCGCATTTTCCCAACCTATTGGAACAATCTTATTCCCCGGTAAAAATAGATCCAAATAGCGGGCAGGCGTATCTATTCCGCCCCCCCATGACTTAAAACCGACTTGATAATCAAGGGTCTTATTTTTCTTTTTAAAGACTGTACCCTCAAGTTTATCCAGCTCTACATTTATACCTAAAACAGTTGAAAGGCGGTTTTGAAGATATTCATTAAACCTAGAGCTTTCATTTGAGGGAAACATTATTGAAACGGTGATTTTTGAAGGGTCATCCCCGAAACCGGCTTCTTTTAAGCCTTCAATAAAGTGAGCTTTCGGATCACCTACTTGTTTTATAAGCTGTTTAATCGGATCGCCTGCAAGCGAGCGGAAATTTCTACCCTCCAATTCGGCTGCTATTGAAACAAAGCCGTAGGCAGGCTTATATATATCATCGAAAAGATCAGTGCAAATCTCTTTGCGGTCAAGGCTTGCCGAAAGGGCTTGACGGATTTTTTTGTTGGAAAAAAGTTTGTCTTTTTGGTTCATAAAGATATATTGAACCCTGCTGTCAACACCGGTTATTTCCGTAAAGCTTTTTTCGGCTTTTAATTTGTTTATCCAGCTTATGGAATAAGCATTTGCTATATCGATACCGCCGTTTAAAAGCTCTCCTAGAGCGGCGTTTTCTTCGTTTATAATTTTAAAGGTAAGAGCTTTCAGTTTAACATTTTCGGCATTCCAAAATTTATCGTTTTTTACAAGCTCTATCTTGCTGTTGTGCACCCAGCTTTTTACCTTAAAGGCTCCGCTTGATATAATCTTTTCTGCATCACTTCCATATCCTAAATCAAATTTTTTTATGATATCTTCCCTTTGCGGAGGAATTTTTGCCGCAAATTCGTCAAGATTTTTTACGGGGTTTTCAGTTGTTATTTGAAGAGTTTTGCCGTCTATAGCCTTTATACCTATTTCCGAATAGGGCTTTTTCCCTTTTAAGATGTCTTGGGCATTTCTAATATAGTCATAATACATAGCCATAGGAGATGCCGACTCCGCATTTATTATACGGCGTATACTATAAACAAAATCATCAGCTTTTATTTGAACACCATCTGACCAAAAGGCATCTCGCAGCTTAAAAGTCCATTCCGTATAATCGGCGTTATGTGTCCAAGATTCTGCAATAGCCGGAAGAATTTTCCTCGTTCCGTCCTCTTCCGTTAAAATATCCGTAAGATTTTCATTTATATAATCCAATACTATGAAGGAATATCTATCCGATGCCCTTGCGGCATCTAAAATAGCAGGTTCTGCCCCCAAGGACGCTGTAACACTTTGCAAATCTTCAGCTTTTTTATCATTCCCACAGCCGAAAAAAAACAGCACAATTGCTGCAAGTAAAATATATTTTATAGTCTTCATCTAAACCTCTCATCTCAATATACTAAGTTTAAGGATATTTTTCCAGCAGTTAAAAAGAGAATAAACTTGCAGCTTCTGTCGGGATAACCGCATCTAAGGCGTAATGGTTCCCATGCCTATAACCGAAATATCTTTTGGAATCTCAGGAACGGATAAGACCGGAACCATGGGCATTTCATATTCAAGGAGGCGCTTTATCAAAAGGCGGCCTTCTTCGGGAACAAGGATGACTGCAACACCCATAAACTGAGCATTAAAATTATTGTATGCATTTTGGACAGCCCTAAGCCAAGCTTTTTTCGATTCAGTGTCTATTGCAGGCTGAGGGCCGGTCAGGGTATCTATACGGCTTGCTAAAACGGTTTGGAAAAAGGCGGAGTCTACCATAAAAGCTCTCAAGGCCTTGTCTTCTCCCAGATATTGCTGAACAATTTGTCTGCCAAGCCTCTGTCTGACTTTTTCGGCAATTATATACATATCTCCCGTTATGCGCCTATAATCTGATATTGTTTCAAGAATGGCCGGTGTATTCCTTATAGAAACATTTTCACGGAGAAGGCATTTTAATACTGTCTGTAAGTCGCCCAGAGTTATGTTTTGGTTGCTTTGTATTTCTTCTACAACAATCGGATTTACCTTTTTAACCGATTCCAGCATATTGCTTACCATTTGCCTTGAAAGAATGTCATCGGCATGTGTCTTGATAATATGGGTCAGATGGGTGGCTATGATTGAAGGGGGATCAATAACCGTATATCCGGCCCTTTCAGCTGCAGCTTGATTTGATTCCGAAATCCAAATTGCAGGAAGGCCGAATGCCGGATCTAATGTGGGTTCGCCGGGTATTTCATCTTGAACATTTCCCGGATTTACTGCCAGATATGCTCCCATCCTTATCTTGGAGCGGGCAACTTCAGCACCCTGTATTGTGATACAATACTCATCAGGAGATAGGTTCATGGCATCTACAATGCGGATAACCGGCATGACAAGCCCTGTTTCAAGAGCTACTTCTTTTCTTATGCGTTTAATTCGGGATAAAAGCTCTGCTCCCTTTTTTTCATCTACAAGGGGAATCAGCCCGTATCCGAATTGAAGCGATATATCGTCTAAGGGCATAACAGCCTTAGTATCATCGCTTTCAGTCTTTGCAGCTTGTTCCGAAGCAGCCTGAGCTTCTTTAGCCGCTTTTTCTCTTTGAGTCCGCGTAACCTGAGTTGTCTGCAAGCGCCAGCCTAAAAAGGCGAGGCTTAATGCAATGAGTATTAAGATTATTGACGGAAAACCGGGTAAAATTGCCATTACAGTCAAGGTAATAGCAGCTATGTAATAAACAGTCGAATTGCGTGAAAATTGGTCAGTGATATCTTTTCCGAAAGAGCCTGTTGAAGCTGAGCGGGTTACCACAAGACCTGTTGCAACCGATATAAAAAGAGAAGGAAGCTGGGCTAAAAGGCCGTCACCTATGGTAAACCTTGTGTACATCTGCAATGCGTTAATGAATCCTTCTTCTCTCCACACCCCTATAATTATGCCTGCTACAATATTTATAATCGTTATAAAGATTCCTATTTTTACGTTTCCTGAAACGAATTTACTCGCTCCGTCCATAGCTCCGTAAAAGTCTGTAGATCTTTGCAAGTCTTCTTTTTTCTTTCGAGCTTCGGCATCCGTGATAATACCTGCATTGTATTCTGCCTCTATAGACATGCTTCTGGTATTCATAAAGTCTAAGGCAAAACGGGCTGCAACCTCAGCAATTCTTGTAGCTCCCTTTGTGATTACAAAAGCTTGAACAGCTATCAAAATAATAAAGATTACAAAACCTATGACCAAACCTTGATTTCCTGAAGAACCTATGACGAACTTGCTAAAAGCCTCTATCATTTTTCCGTCAAATTTTTCTCCATATGTCAAAATAAGCCTTGTGGATGCAACGTTTAAGGCTAGACCGAATATTGTGGAGACTAAAAGCAATGATGGGAAAACCGTAAACTCCGTAGGTTTATCTATAAATAAGACTATTAGCAGTATTATCAAGCTGAATATAAGATTCAGTGCCATAAAAAAGTCTAAAAGAGCTGTAGGCAGAGGAATAACAATTACAAATATTACCATAATAGCTCCTATAGCTACCAAGGCATTCGGTACTTCTTTAAACATTCTGTTTTCGGCCATTTATCGGGTTACCTCCATTTTTCTTTTGAGAGCTTGTTTATCTTTCATAGAATAAATTTTTAAAAATATAATAGAAAGCGATTGATAATATTCATTCGGAACAACTTGACCTAAGTCAACATTTGCATAGAGAGCCCGGGCTAATGGAACATTTTCTATAGTCGGGATATCATGCTCGCGGGCAATCCGTTTTATGTTTTGAGCTGTTGCATCGGTGCCCTTGGATATAACCATAGGAGCAGGCATTACCCCGGGTTTCCATTGGAGGGCTACGGCATAGTGGGTCGGGTTTGTGATAACTACATCCGCATCCGGAACATTTTTTATACCGCTTTTTTGCAAGATTGCCTGCATCTGCCTGTTTATTTGAGCCTTTATCATCGGGTCTCCTTCCAATTCCTTGTACTCATCAGTTAATTCGGTTTTTGACATTTTAAGGGATTCGGTAAATTGTCTTTTTTGGAAAAAATAATCGGGGATACTTAAAAGAACTAAAGCAATTGCCGAATAGGCTAAAATTTTTGCTCCAGTTTTTGCTATAAAAAATATGGAGTTAGCAAAATTTACTTGCAGCGTAGCTATAAGCTTTTCCATATTATTTCTTATAACAAGATAGCCTATAAAACCTATAATTACGACTTTAAAAAGAGATTTTGCCAAATTAAAAAGTCCCTCTGCAGAAAAGAGAGCCCGTTTAAAAAAGCGGGCAAAATTAGGAGTAATTCTTTTAAAATCAGGCTGTATCGGTTTTGTAGAAAATAAAAATCCTTTATTTTGGATTATATTCCCTAAAACTCCCGAAATTAAAGCTGCCCCCGTTATGGGGAAAACCGTCTTAAAAAAGTACCTAATAAAAACCATAAACCATGCCCCGTTTATAACCTGTTCCGTTGTACAGCGTTCAAAAAAGAAAGCGATGAGCTGAGTTAATGATTTTAATATATAGGGTCCCATTATAATGAGCGCAATTACCGGAAGCAAAACCACTGCTGCGGCATTTAGGTCCTGGCTTTTGGCAACACGCCCCTCTTCCCGAGCCTTCCTTATTTTATACTCGGTAGGATCTTCTGTCCTTCCCTCGTCTTCGGCAGCAAACCACTGTAAACCTATGGTTTTATTGAAAAGAATATCTTCTTGTGAAAAATATTTTTTATAAAGAAGGGCGTATTTTTCTGACTTCAATTAAGCCCCTCCCAAACGGTCTAAAAGCCGCCAAAAGTCTGAAAGCCCGTTTTCTAAAATAATTTCGAATGTATTGATAAAAAACGGCAGAGCTAATGCAAGAATAAAAAAGGCTGTTAAAATTGTAATCGGAAAACCTTCGGATAATAAGTTCATTTGCGGGGCTGCCTTTGTTAAAAGCCCCATTGTTATGTGGATTAAAATAAGGGTTCCCATTACGGGCAGAGCTATTACCATTGCATTTAAAAAAAGTGTTCCGACAGCATTTAAAAGATATGTCGAAAGAACTTCCTGCTTTTTTAAAAACATAAAACAGTTTACATGCTCTATGCTTTTCATTACCCCGCCTAAAAAAATACGCTGAAAACCGTTTATCCTTAAAAAAATAAGTACCGCTATAAAATTAAAATATTGACCCACGAGAGGATTTTCAACTTGGGCTAAGGCATCAAAAACACCTGAGGCTCCGAAGCCCATCTGGAATGAAAAAAATTGCCCTGCCGTGCTGAAAGTAGAAAACAGAATACTTATAAAAAAACCCGTTAAAACACCTATAAGCCCTTCGCCCAATAAAAACAGAACATATTCAAGCGTAAAAACTTTTAAACCGGTAAATTCCGGATAGGCATATGGCGTTACCATAAATGCAGTTAAACCCGCAAGAGCGACCTTTGCAATTTTTGAAACATTTCTCATCGACATAAGAGGGGAAGTCATGAGTATTGCAAAAATACGCACCGCTGCGAGTAAAAATATAGGCTCCTTATTTAAAATAAAATCAAATGGCTGCATGCACTAAAAACCTATCTTACTAACTGCGGAATTAAATTTAGTAGCGAAACAAGATATTCTCTCAATACGGTAAACATCCATGTTGCTAAAAGAGCAAGCATCCCTAATATGGTTAAAATTTTCGGTACAAATGTAAGAGTTTGTTCTTGAATAGAAGTAGTAGCCTGAAAGATAGCAACGATTAAGCCGACCAAAAGAGCTGCAAGTAAAATCGGAGCTGAAAGCATTAGGATAATTCCTATGCCTTCACGCATTAAAGTAACTATAGTACCTGTAGTCATAATCCCCTCCGTAATGACTTAGGATTCTTTGTAATTATAAACGAAAGTGATATATTTTTCAAGACGACTACTGAAACCAATTAGAATTCAAGTTAAAAAGAGCCTTATCTTTTAAAGTTCTTCCATTTTCCATTCCCCGATAGTCCTCATCGCTTCATCAAAGCTTGAGCCTACTAGCATTATCTTTTTGCCCTCTGCCTTAAATTGAGAAGCATAGCCCTTCTCTTTTATCTGGGCTATAGCATCATAGGCACTTCCTGCACTCATCAGCTTAAACTCAAAGATATAGATAGAATCTTTAGTATGCACTATACAATCAGCTCTTCCCTTTGCACAGTGTATTTCAGTCTGCACAAATTGCCCCATCAACTTAAAGATTAAATACACGGCCGTCTGATAGTTTTGCTCTCTTAAGTTTAGCTTATCTTTAGGCAAATTATCATAAGGAACTCCGGCTATTATCGCCTGCATCCTTTCCATAAACTCATCTACATTTCCGGCTCGGATATCCTCTACAAACTTCCAGATTGAAACTCCCGTTTCATCAGGTCTAAGAGAAGAATAGGCAGGGAATAGATTCTTTAAAAAGCCGTATCTTACTTCATCATTAGGGAAGCCTAAGCGGTACATGTTACCTTCTTCAATGTATTCCTTTATCGTTAAATAGCCTGATTGAAAAAGTATAGGTATAGGATTTTTTGTATCGGCCCTATACTCATTAAGCATGGATTCATCAAGCTCTACATTTCCATCTAAATCAGGTACATTATAATATGCATCTTTTAGATAATTTACCAAAAAAGTCGGGGTTCCTGTTGCAAACCAATAATTTTTTAATTCACCGGAGTTGAAAGTGTTTAATATACTAAATGGGTTATAGACAGATTCTCCTAAAACACTGAACTTATAGCCGTCATAACGCTTTTTTAGTTCTTCAAGCATTTTATCATAGCTGTTTTTGGTGTTCTTCGCCAGTCTTTCTATTTCAGGCTTAAAGGTTTTTTCTATCTCGGCTTGAGTCAATCCGCATATTTCGGCATAGTCATTTAGCATACTTATGTCTTGCAAATTATTTAAGTCGCTGAAGATGCTGACCTTACTGAATTTTGTAACTCCCGTCAAAAAAGCAAAGCGGATATATTGGTCGCATGTTTTTGTTACTGAATAAAAGGCTTTGAGGGTATTGCGGAATTCTTCGTTTAGAGCTTCGTTTACACCCATCGTTTGTAAAAGGGGCTTATCGTACTCGTCTACAAGAATAACCACCTGTTTACCGGTTTTTTCATAAGCACGCTGCACTATACCTGCAAAACGTTGCGCAGGTTCTTCTTCTTGTTTATTAGCACCATATCTTTCTTCGAATTGACTTAGAACTATGTTTAAATGAGTTTTTAAAGAATGCGGTTCATCATACCGGCCTATGTTAAAATCCATATACAAAACAGGATATTCTGCCCATGCCTCCGTCTTTTCTATTTCGGCTCTTTTTTCTTCGGCTTTTTCAATGTACAAGCCCTTAAATAGCTCTTTCTGACCTAAAAAATAGGCTTTTAGTGTCGAAAGAAAGAGGCTCTTTCCAAACCGCCGGGGTCGGCTTAAAAAATATACTTTTCCTAAATTGGCTAACTTAAAAACATATAAGCTTTTATCTACATATAAAAAATTTTTTCTGCGCAGATCTTCAAAACTTTGGATCCCTATCGGTATCTTTCTTGATAAATCAAAGTCCATTTTTAGCCTCCTATAATTTTTCCGTCTTCCAGTCCCCGATAGTCCTCATCTCTTCATCAAAGCTTGAACCTACGAGGATTATCTTTTTGCCCTCTGCCTTAAATTGAGAAGCATAGCCCTTCTCCTTTATCTGGGCTATCGCATCATCGGCACTTCCCGCACTCATCAGCTTAAACTCAAAGATGTATATTGAATCTTTAGTGTGAACTATACAGTCGGCTCTTCCCTTTGCACAGTGTATTTCAGTCTGCACAAATTGCCCCATCAGCTTAAAGATTAAGTAAACGGCCGTCTGATAGTTTTGTTCTCTTAATTTGAGTTTATCTTTGGGCAAATTATCATAAGGAACTCCCGCTATTATCACCTGCATCCTTTCCATAAACTCATCCACATTTCCGGCTCGGATATCCTCAACAAACTTCCACACTGATGAGGCCGTTTCATAAGGTCTAAGAGAAGAATAGACAGGTACAAGGTTTTCTAAAAAGCCGTATCTTACTTCATCATTAGGGAAGCCTAAGCGGTACATGTTACCTTCTTCAATGTATTCCTTTATCGTTAAATAGCCAGATTGAAAAAGTATAGGTAAGGGATCTTTTGCATCAGCCCTATATAATTCTATCCCCGCTTCATTTAATTCTACATTTCCATCTAAGTCGGGAATATTGTAATATGCATCTTTTAGATAATTTACCAAGAAAGTAGGCGTACCTGTGGAAAACCAATAATTGCCTAAGTCCTTTGCAGAAAAAGCACTTAAAACACTGAAAGGATTGTATACGCTCCTTCCTTCTTTTGCAAATACATAGCCGTCATATTTCTTTTTTAATTCCAATAAGATTTCTTCAAAATTTTTCTTTTTTCTTTCGCCCAAACTTTTTATTTCGGGTTCAAAGTTAAGTTTTAACTCTTCTGCAGTAATACCGCAAATATCGCTGTACTCTGTTATCATACTTATATCTTGCAGATTATTTAAGTCGCTGAAGATGCTTACCTTACTGAACTTTGTAACTCCCGTCAAAAAGGCAAAGCGGATATATTGGTCGCAAGTTTTTATCACCGAATAAAAGGCTTTGAGGGTGTTGCGGTATTCTTCGTTTAGAGCCTCATTTACACCCATCGTTTGTAAAAGGGGTTTATCGTACTCGTCTACAAGGATGACTACTTGCCGGCCGGTTTTATTGTAGGCGGCTTCTATAAGTGACTGAAAACGCTTTCCAAAAGAATCTCCTTCATTCTTTAGCCCATAGATTTTTTCTTGCTTTTTTAAAAAATAGTCTAGACTTTCCGCCAGAGCTCCTTCCAAGTCATATCTGCCCACATTAAAATCCAAGTAGAGGACAGGATATTCTACCCAAGCTTCGTTTTTTTCTATTTCGGCTCTTTTTTCTTCGGCCTTTTCTATGTACAAACCCTTAAATAGCTCCTTCTGACCTAAAAAGTAGTTTTTAAGAGTTGAGAGAAAAAGGCTCTTTCCAAATCGTCGAGGGCGGCTTAAAAAGTATACCCGATTGGAGTGCACAAGCTTAAATAAAAAGGGAGTTTTATCGACATAGAGAAATTTATCGTTACGCATTACCTCAAAACTCTGTACCCCTATCGGTATCTTTCTCGAAAAATCAAAGTCCATTCTTAGCCTCCTATAATTTTTCCGTTTTCCAGTCCCCGATAGTCCTCATCTCTTCATCAAAGCTTGAACCTATGAGGATTATCTTTTTGCCCTCTGCCTTAAATTGAGAAGCATAGCCCTTCTCCTTTATCTGGACTATCGCATCATCTGCTGTACCTGCACTCATCAGCTTAAACTCAAAGATGTATATTGAATCTTTAGTATGCACTATACAGTCGGCTCTTCCCTTTGCACAGTGTATTTCAGTCTGCACAAATTGCCCCATCAACTTAAAGATTAAATACACGGCCGTCTGATAGTTTTGCTCTCTTAAGTTTAGCTTATCTTTAGGCAAATTATCATAAGGAACTCCGGCTATTATCGCCTGCATCCTTTCCATAAACTCATCTACATTTCCGGCTCGGATATCCTCTACAAACTTCCAGATTGAAACTCCCGTTTCATCAGGTCTAAGAGAAGAATAGGCAGGGAATAGATTCTTTAAAAAGCCGTATCTTACTTCATCATTAGGGAAGCCTAAGCGGTACATGTTACCTTCTTCAATGTATTCCTTTATCGTTAAATAGCCTGATTGAAAAAGTATAGGTATAGGATTTTTTGTATCGGCCCTATACTCATTAAGCATGGATTCATCAAGCTCTACATTTCCATCTAAATCAGGTACATTATAATATGCATCTTTTAGATAATTTACCAAAAAAGTCGGGGTTCCTGTTGCAAACCAATAATTTTTTAATTCACCGGAGTTGAAAGTGTTTAATATACTAAATGGGTTATAGACAGATTCTCCTAAAACACTGAACTTATAGCCGTCATAACGCTTTTTTAGTTCTTCAAGCATTTTATCATAGCTGTTTTTGGTGTTCTTCGCCAGTCTTTCTATTTCAGGCTTAAAGGTTTTTTCTATCTCGGCTTGAGTCAATCCGCATATTTCGGCATAGTCATTTAGCATACTTATGTCTTGCAAATTATTTAAGTCGCTGAAGATGCTGACCTTACTGAATTTTGTAACTCCCGTCAAAAAAGCAAAGCGGATATATTGGTCGCATGTTTTTGTTACTGAATAAAAGGCTTTGAGGGTATTGCGGAATTCTTCGTTTAGAGCTTCGTTTACACCCATCGTTTGTAAAAGGGGCTTATCGTACTCGTCTACAAGAATAACCACCTGTTTACCGGTTTTTTCATAAGCACGCTGCACTATACCTGCAAAACGTTGCGCAGGTTCTTCTTCTTGTTTATTAGCACCATATCTTTCTTCGAATTGACTTAGAACTATGTTTAAATGAGTTTTTAAAGAATGCGGTTCATCATACCGGCCTATGTTAAAATCCATATACAAAACAGGATATTCTACCCAAGCTTCGTTTTTTTCTATTTCGGCTCTTTTTTCTTCGGCTTTTTCAAGGTACAAGCCCTTAAATAGCTCCTTCTGACCTAAAAAATAGGCTTTTAGTGTCGAAAGAAAGAGGCTCTTTCCAAACCGCCGGGGTCGGCTTAAAAAATATGGAGAAGAAGTACGTACAAGATTATACACATATTTAGTTTTATCTACATATAGATATTTATCATTCCTCATCTTTTCAAAACTCTGTACCCCTATCGGTATCTTTCTTGATAAATCAAAGTCCATTTTTAGCCTCCTTGAGTATTATAACATAAGATGAGGTATTATTCAATGTTTAGAAGTTAATGCAAAATTATCCATAAACAAAAAAACCCGCCTTACGGCGGGTTTTAAACTATACTAGGTATAGAGATTAGTATTTAACTTTAACACCGATTACAAAAGTACCGTTGTGTGCATCAAAAGCGGGGGCTTTAAGCATACTATGATCCTTTCCCTTAAGATCTTTTTGTTTATAACCCTCATATTTATTCCAGTTAAGTTTTCCTTGAGACCAAGAAGCTTCTATCTCAACTTTTTCCATTGGAGCAAATACGGTACCAACTTTATAAGCAACACCAAAGAACTTGTCTGTATTGGTTGTATCTTTATGCACGCAGTTGCTTTCTGCCCAGAAGTTAGCATAGGGCTTGATCCACATTGAATCCGTAATAGCATATTTGTAATTTACCCAAGCACTTATGCCCATAGGAAGAATAGCCTTTTTCGCTGTATCAATGTCGCTTAAAAGATGGTTAAGTCTGAAATCAACACCGAATGCCAAATTCTCAACTAAATTTGTACTACCGGAAGCAGCAGATTTAAAAGCCAACATCACAGCCATATCACCGATAGCTTTACTGTTTTTCTTTCCGGCATACTTGGATAATTCATTACCGTAGTAAACACCGGCTTTTACCCACTTATAGGAAGCATCAAAAACAATATCAAAAGCGGGTTTTGAATCCTTACCGACATTCATCAAAGCATCCATTCCAAAGTTTAAAGCAAGACCGTCAACAGGTTTTGAACCGAGTTTAAATCCTGTACCTAGATAAGCCTTGTCCTTGTTTGATTTTTCAGCAGCTTTAACGCCAGCTTCACCGAAATCTTTTACGGGATTAAATGTAGCATTGATACCGAAGTCGAAAGTTACCCATTTATCGTAACCTAAGCTTAAATCAAAGCCGATAGCATATTTACCCTGAATATCTGAAGTTTCACTTTCAGGAACCTCGGGTGTTACATTTTTTCTGACATACTTACCTGCAGCAGCACCAACAGTTGTATCAGCTGCAACAACAAAATCAGCTCCGGTAAACGCAGGATGGGGAACTGTAGTATTTACCCCTACTACAGAACCATCAGCTCCATAAATAGCAGCAGCTATTGCATAATAAATCTCTCCCTTTTTTACTTCCTCAGTTGCTTTAAGGTCTACTTCCTCAAATTCTGCTGATCCAGCTTTTTTGGCAACTTTAGCTTTCCATGAGTCATTTGAAGCGAATTTTAAACCGGCATTGAGTTTAAGCCCTGTTCCTGCAAGGTCATCGCTTGCATAGCCGAGTTTTGTCCCAAAACCTGTAATGTCTCCTTTTGTTTGAGGTCTTGCTCCGAAATAGTTTGAATAGAAATCACGAATAGGAGCCCAGATCTCAGCAAAATTAGTTGAAAAATCGGGTCGTCCATAAACATTCATATAACCGCCAAAAAAATGAATAGATGCAGCAAGATCACTTAATACATCTTCAGCAAGAGAAAACTTCATATCTGAGTTATCAGATTTATGCGGAGATTTACTATTTGATATTGCATCATCGAACTGATAAAGTAAATTCAGACCAATATCAAAATTCATGTGAACATCGCCTTCAGTTTTTGAATTTAACTTGCCTTTGTATAAAGGAATATCAACAGTAGCTGAAAAAAGGTTTTCAAAAC
Proteins encoded in this window:
- a CDS encoding ATP-binding protein — protein: MDFDFSRKIPIGVQSFEVMRNDKFLYVDKTPFLFKLVHSNRVYFLSRPRRFGKSLFLSTLKNYFLGQKELFKGLYIEKAEEKRAEIEKNEAWVEYPVLYLDFNVGRYDLEGALAESLDYFLKKQEKIYGLKNEGDSFGKRFQSLIEAAYNKTGRQVVILVDEYDKPLLQTMGVNEALNEEYRNTLKAFYSVIKTCDQYIRFAFLTGVTKFSKVSIFSDLNNLQDISMITEYSDICGITAEELKLNFEPEIKSLGERKKKNFEEILLELKKKYDGYVFAKEGRSVYNPFSVLSAFSAKDLGNYWFSTGTPTFLVNYLKDAYYNIPDLDGNVELNEAGIELYRADAKDPLPILFQSGYLTIKEYIEEGNMYRLGFPNDEVRYGFLENLVPVYSSLRPYETASSVWKFVEDIRAGNVDEFMERMQVIIAGVPYDNLPKDKLKLREQNYQTAVYLIFKLMGQFVQTEIHCAKGRADCIVHTKDSIYIFEFKLMSAGSADDAIAQIKEKGYASQFKAEGKKIILVGSSFDEEMRTIGDWKTEKL
- the msp gene encoding major outer sheath protein Msp, with translation MKKILSILMILALVGGVAFAQLTPEVTASASVNWGIDLGAGKGGQIQHGFENLFSATVDIPLYKGKLNSKTEGDVHMNFDIGLNLLYQFDDAISNSKSPHKSDNSDMKFSLAEDVLSDLAASIHFFGGYMNVYGRPDFSTNFAEIWAPIRDFYSNYFGARPQTKGDITGFGTKLGYASDDLAGTGLKLNAGLKFASNDSWKAKVAKKAGSAEFEEVDLKATEEVKKGEIYYAIAAAIYGADGSVVGVNTTVPHPAFTGADFVVAADTTVGAAAGKYVRKNVTPEVPESETSDIQGKYAIGFDLSLGYDKWVTFDFGINATFNPVKDFGEAGVKAAEKSNKDKAYLGTGFKLGSKPVDGLALNFGMDALMNVGKDSKPAFDIVFDASYKWVKAGVYYGNELSKYAGKKNSKAIGDMAVMLAFKSAASGSTNLVENLAFGVDFRLNHLLSDIDTAKKAILPMGISAWVNYKYAITDSMWIKPYANFWAESNCVHKDTTNTDKFFGVAYKVGTVFAPMEKVEIEASWSQGKLNWNKYEGYKQKDLKGKDHSMLKAPAFDAHNGTFVIGVKVKY
- a CDS encoding ATP-binding protein, which translates into the protein MDFDLSRKIPIGVQSFEKMRNDKYLYVDKTKYVYNLVRTSSPYFLSRPRRFGKSLFLSTLKAYFLGQKELFKGLYLEKAEEKRAEIEKNEAWVEYPVLYMDFNIGRYDEPHSLKTHLNIVLSQFEERYGANKQEEEPAQRFAGIVQRAYEKTGKQVVILVDEYDKPLLQTMGVNEALNEEFRNTLKAFYSVTKTCDQYIRFAFLTGVTKFSKVSIFSDLNNLQDISMLNDYAEICGLTQAEIEKTFKPEIERLAKNTKNSYDKMLEELKKRYDGYKFSVLGESVYNPFSILNTFNSGELKNYWFATGTPTFLVNYLKDAYYNVPDLDGNVELDESMLNEYRADTKNPIPILFQSGYLTIKEYIEEGNMYRLGFPNDEVRYGFLKNLFPAYSSLRPDETGVSIWKFVEDIRAGNVDEFMERMQAIIAGVPYDNLPKDKLNLREQNYQTAVYLIFKLMGQFVQTEIHCAKGRADCIVHTKDSIYIFEFKLMSAGTADDAIVQIKEKGYASQFKAEGKKIILIGSSFDEEMRTIGDWKTEKL